The Solibacillus sp. FSL W7-1464 genome contains a region encoding:
- the leuS gene encoding leucine--tRNA ligase — protein sequence MSFNHQQIEKKWQTFWDVNKTFKTENEMDKPKFYALDMFPYPSGAGLHVGHPEGYTATDILSRFKRMQGYNVLHPMGWDAFGLPAEQYALDTGNDPAEFTAKNIATFKRQINELGFSYDWDREINTTDPSYYKWTQWIFTKLVEMDLAYVDEVAVNWCEALGTVLANEEVIDGVSERGGHPVVRRPMRQWVLRITKYADRLVDDLVDVDWPESIKEMQRNWIGRSEGAQVKFTVADTDKNFEVFTTRPDTLFGATYCVLAPEHKLVAEITTAEQKQAVEAYLEKVSLKSDLERTDLAKEKTGVFTGAYAVNPINGKQVPIWIADYVLATYGTGAIMAVPAHDERDYEFAKEFDLEIIPVLEGGDIENEAFTGDGAHINSDFLNGLNKADGIAKAIEWLVENGVGEKKITYRLRDWLFSRQRYWGEPIPVIHWEDGTMTTIPVEELPLELPKTTNIRPSGTGESPLANIEEWVNVVDPVTGKKGRRETNTMPQWAGSSWYFLRYIDPKNDQALADPELLKHWLPVDIYIGGAEHAVLHLLYARFWHKVLYDLGLVHTKEPFQKLFNQGMILGEGNEKMSKSKGNVVNPDDIIASHGADTLRLYEMFMGPLEASVAWSTNGLDGARRFLDRIWRLFVTDEGKLAAKIQDSSDTTLEKVYHQTVKKVTEDYEGIRFNTAISQMMVFINDCYKAEVIPTEYAKGFVKLLSPIAPHIAEELWSILGHEDTITYATWPTFDESKLVDDEIEVVVQVLGKVRAKVTVAKDITKEELEKVALADSKVQEFIEGKTVVKVIVIPGKLVNIVVK from the coding sequence ACACCCTGAAGGCTATACAGCGACAGATATTCTATCACGTTTTAAACGTATGCAAGGCTATAATGTTCTTCATCCAATGGGCTGGGATGCATTCGGTCTACCTGCAGAGCAATATGCACTTGATACAGGAAATGACCCGGCTGAATTTACGGCAAAAAACATCGCGACATTTAAACGTCAAATTAATGAGCTGGGCTTCTCTTATGACTGGGACCGTGAAATTAATACAACGGATCCGTCATATTACAAATGGACGCAATGGATTTTCACGAAGTTAGTGGAAATGGATTTAGCATATGTAGATGAAGTGGCAGTAAACTGGTGTGAAGCATTAGGTACAGTACTTGCAAACGAAGAAGTAATCGACGGAGTTTCTGAGCGTGGCGGTCACCCGGTAGTACGTCGTCCGATGCGACAATGGGTACTGCGTATTACAAAGTATGCAGACCGTTTAGTCGATGATTTAGTCGATGTTGACTGGCCGGAATCAATCAAGGAAATGCAACGTAACTGGATCGGCCGTTCTGAAGGCGCACAAGTGAAATTCACAGTTGCTGACACAGACAAAAACTTCGAAGTATTCACAACACGCCCGGATACATTATTTGGTGCGACATACTGTGTATTAGCTCCAGAGCATAAATTAGTAGCTGAAATTACTACTGCGGAGCAAAAACAAGCGGTAGAAGCATACTTGGAAAAAGTATCATTGAAATCTGATTTGGAACGTACGGACTTAGCAAAAGAAAAAACAGGTGTATTCACAGGTGCTTATGCAGTGAATCCGATCAACGGTAAGCAAGTGCCGATCTGGATTGCGGATTATGTATTGGCAACATACGGAACTGGTGCAATTATGGCTGTTCCTGCACATGATGAGCGTGACTATGAATTCGCGAAAGAGTTCGATTTAGAAATTATTCCGGTTCTTGAAGGCGGAGACATCGAGAATGAAGCATTCACTGGAGACGGTGCGCACATTAACTCGGACTTCTTAAACGGATTAAACAAAGCGGACGGCATTGCGAAGGCAATCGAATGGTTAGTGGAAAATGGTGTAGGGGAAAAGAAAATTACTTACCGTCTACGCGACTGGTTATTCAGCCGTCAACGTTATTGGGGTGAACCAATTCCAGTCATTCACTGGGAAGATGGCACAATGACTACGATTCCTGTAGAAGAGCTGCCATTGGAATTACCGAAAACAACAAATATCCGTCCTTCAGGTACAGGTGAATCACCACTTGCAAATATTGAAGAATGGGTGAATGTAGTCGATCCGGTAACAGGCAAAAAAGGACGCCGTGAGACGAATACTATGCCGCAATGGGCTGGATCATCATGGTACTTCCTGCGCTATATCGATCCGAAAAATGATCAGGCGCTTGCAGATCCGGAATTATTAAAACACTGGCTTCCGGTCGATATTTATATCGGTGGTGCAGAGCACGCGGTACTTCACTTGCTATACGCGCGCTTCTGGCATAAAGTGCTTTATGATCTAGGACTTGTTCATACGAAAGAACCGTTCCAAAAGTTATTTAACCAAGGGATGATTCTAGGTGAAGGCAATGAAAAAATGTCTAAATCAAAAGGCAACGTAGTAAACCCGGATGACATCATCGCTTCACACGGTGCAGATACTTTACGTTTATACGAAATGTTCATGGGGCCATTGGAAGCTTCTGTTGCATGGAGCACGAACGGTCTTGACGGGGCACGTCGTTTCCTAGATCGCATTTGGCGTCTATTCGTAACAGATGAAGGAAAGCTGGCTGCAAAAATTCAGGATTCTTCTGATACGACATTGGAAAAAGTGTATCACCAAACTGTGAAAAAAGTGACGGAAGACTATGAAGGCATTCGCTTCAACACAGCGATTTCACAAATGATGGTCTTCATTAATGATTGCTATAAAGCGGAAGTAATTCCGACAGAATATGCAAAAGGCTTCGTGAAGCTTTTATCACCAATCGCACCGCATATTGCCGAAGAACTTTGGTCAATTTTAGGACATGAAGATACAATTACGTATGCAACATGGCCAACATTCGATGAGTCGAAACTAGTAGACGATGAAATCGAAGTTGTTGTACAAGTTTTAGGTAAGGTACGTGCAAAAGTAACGGTAGCTAAAGATATTACTAAAGAAGAGCTGGAAAAAGTTGCTTTAGCAGACAGCAAAGTACAAGAATTTATCGAAGGAAAAACAGTTGTGAAAGTAATTGTCATCCCGGGTAAATTAGTCAATATCGTTGTTAAATAA